gtgtgtgtgtgtggacgtgTATTTCCTGGCGGCAATCCAATATAGACGCACGGGTCCGATGGCTGGGCATCACGCAGAAGTGGAGCGGGCGAACGATGGGTAGCAACCGCACGTGTGGCGAGCCCGAGACGAGGGAAAACAGTGGCGACGCAGCGATGCGCCATGCAGGCGCatgcggcaacggcagcgtaGGCAATGTGCCCTCCTCTGTttgcgcctccctccttctccttcgatCTGGTCATCCCCTGGATCAGCCctctttgtttgtttgttttccgCGTGTCGTGTAGGTTGCGTGTGTCTCCGTGaacctttttttttgatgGTGGAGCGGGTGCTGCTTCATCGCCTGGTCGCTCCCGtgcatccaccaccaccacccctcatCCTTCTGTATCTGTCTTCCCCTCTCTGGCGTTACGGTCTTCGCTGCGTATGCGGTTAGATGTCGCTGAGGTGTGACAACTCtgcccctcaccccctcacagcacagcacagagagagggggaagaaatggatgcccttctcctccgtcgcCCGCCTTCTCGCTCGCGGTTCGTGAatggtgtgtgcgcgcgcaggcgaATCCATGCACGCATGTGTATCAACATGTACAGGCGTGTATGGTGCCGATGCActgccggcgtgtgtgtgtgtgtgtgtgtgtgtgtgtgtgtatgtatcGAGCGCGCCATGTTCTCGACAAGCAACGCCCTGCCGTTTAAAGCACTCTTCatcccttctcttccctctttgaGCCTCTGCTACCGTCGTCTAGGGCgtccgcgcacgcacgcgcaccaaTACGCTCTTGCATTGCATCATCCTCTACACTGCTGCAGGGGTGCACTAGGCTGCTAGCAGCGTtcacggcaccgccaccgctcttCTCAGCCACAGAAGGATTCGTCAGCGACGCCACACCACAGCCGCAGACAGCAGCGGGCGTAgtggccaccaccaccaccaccaccaccacgcagaTGGTTTACAAGCGCAAGCGCCAGAGCAAGAAGGCACGGAGGACTCCAGCGCGCAAGCTGCCAAAGGCAGTCGAAGCAGCGGCTGTCGCCGCAGCACTCGTACCTGTTGGAGGCGCTGACGaaggcgccgctgtgcagcgctgcgatGCCGGCTTCTCTTCAGCGCTGTCAACCGACGACAGGGCTATATCCTGCGCGCCGGTGACCATCAACGGCACGTgcggcaacgctgctgctgctgagtcGCCCACTGAAGCAAACGTGGGATCCGCACACAAAGAGATGCCGCAGGAACAGCAGAGCGagaagccgcagcagcagcagcagcagccaggcACTTCTGGTTACCAGTGCTGCTCGGACACGTCAGGCCTCCTGTACTCTGCCCCGCCCACACCGGCCGACTTGGCCCGCTTGAGTGTAGCAAGCAGTGCTGGACTTCCGTCTGTACTGGCGGCCACCCACCTGCCATGCATACCAGGTGTCGCTTCCTGCAGTCCTCAATGCGGGGAggatggcagcggcgagggTCACTATGTCGCCTACCTTCTCTCAGAGCAGCTGAGTAACAACACCACGATGCCAATGACGATGTGGGGGGTGTACTCCCTGCGCAGTGGGGACTGTCTGCAAGTGGTACGCTGGCATCACAGCCCTGCCGCACACGCTTCACCGGTTACGAACGGTGCCCTGCACCCATCTTCGACCACCCCCCAAGCGCAGCAGACGAAAGAACTCATCATGCGCGTCGATGCCACCGGGTTGTGCTTCATGCTTGCGCCCTCCTCGCTAGTGTCcgtggagggaggcggcgcggcaggaTGCATGACGCCGGCTTCGGTCTCCTCAGAGCcagacgcagccgcagcaggagcagcggcgtcggggGACGTCTATTGGCTGATACCCTCCATGATGAAGGAGAGTTTTCTTGCGCTTCTCCAGGCCCAGGAGTGGCTACGcacggcaccgcctcgccACCCAGCTTCCGACACATGTGTCCGGCGCTTCGAGTGTCAAGGCTGGTGTGTTCAGCCCCACCCAACGCGGTGGGCGAGTGTCACGCCGTCCTTGAAGGCAACTGCAAGTGCGGCCGAGGCGTGGGAGCCGCGTgagtcgccgtcgccgccaactgccgcactgccggcgccacggcgcacAGCGCAGAAGGCAAAGCGACGACGCGGCTCACCGTCGccacgcgcgcagccgccgcagcagcagccatccatcatggccgctgctgcggcggctccgTTGCAGAACACGGCGAGTACCACGCGCTCCAGACTTGCGCTTGCtgacgcaacgccatcgtCGCCTTCTCACTACCGAATTCCGTACgtggcggcagtgccgcAACTTcagaagcgctgcagcggtgcaacTGCGTCCCACTTGCCGTTGACGGCagggccagcagcagctgtaaCACCGGTGGTTCTCCTCCTTGGCAATCGCATTGCCCCATACCCGGCCGACGGAGCGTGTGGCGCGAAGACGTGACGAGATCGGCGGCAGTGCTAGTGATCCACCCctgccccccttttttcgttttcttcaACTCTTTGGTGGTGCGACgatggggagagagaacgaaTCCGCAACAGATCGACGTTCAGTGTGCCGCGCTCACGGCCGCTGTGTGTGCAGTCATGTGTGCTCCTGTCGTTGGCTCCTTGTCTCTCACCCCAACCTCCAGCAAGGCGTCCGCCGCTCTGCTTGCTTCGTTCATCTGCTACAAGAGACTGCAGCATCATGACAAGGAGACGGCACAGTCTCTTGCATAcccactccctcccccgccacaTCACCGTGTCTAGcctgtacgtgtgtgcgtcggcgggtggcgcggctgccagTGCGTCCGTCAGAAATGGCTAGTGCGATGCGCACCTGCTTCCATGAGGCTACTCGGTCTAGGGCATCACTCCGGGCAGTGCTCGATAACGAGGAACCCCTCGAAGTGTTTTGCTTGCTTGACAGCTTCTTCCTTACTCTTGAACTCGTCATCTATGCACCCCTCGACCTCTGCATCATGCATGCGCACCAACGATCAACCCTCTGCCCTTCTCCGTCACCCCTTCACacgcacctgcacgcacgcacgtacgcTCTCTGCCGCAGAATGCACGACTGCgtctctttttgtttgtctgcttcccctcttctcattctcgccaccgccgccaccaccccctccgccctccttAAGAGCCTCTAGCGATCCGCTCAGCGACTGTTAAAGTGTGTGTATCCGTTGCGTCTGCCGGCCTGTGTCCGTCTTCTCTGAACCGCGCAGACGAACCCCATCCACATCCGCCATGACCAACGTCTTCAAGGTACCGGAGAAGCGCGAGGAGCTCGTCTACACGGCGAAGATCGCCGAGCAGTGCGAGCGCCACGATGAAATTCTATTCTGCATGAAGCGCGCTGTCAAGATGAACCCGCGGCTGTCCAGCGAGGAGCGCAACCTGCTCTCGGCCGCCTACAAGTACATTATCAGTGCCCGCCGCGCTTGCTGGCGCAGCATGAGCTCGATGGCGCACAAGGAAGACAGCCACAAGGGCAAGACGGCGAGCCTCTTCAACGGCTTCCAGCAtcaggtggagaaggagttGGCGGAGATCTGTTCCGACATTCTGGAGCTTCTGGACAAGTACCTCATCCCAGCCGCCGACAACGACGAGAGCAAGGTGTACTACTACAAGCTCAAGGGCGACTACCACCGCTACTTCGCGGAGGTGGAGTCCGGCTCAGATACGCAGAAGAACCTTGCCCTGGAGGCGTACAAGAAGGCGTCCGAGTTCACAACCTCGCTGAAGCCGACCTCGCCGAtccgcctcggcctcgccCTCAACTTCTCTGTCTTCTACTACGAAATTCTGCGCAGCCCCGACAAGGGCTGCCAGCTCGCTCGCCAGGCCTTCGAGGAGGCTCTGAGCGATCCGGAGGTGCTGGATGAGGAACAGCACAAGGAGTCAGCGCTCATcatgcagctgctgcgcgacaacCTCGCTCTCTGGACGGAGGACTCTCGCCCCGAGGGCCAGG
The genomic region above belongs to Leishmania major strain Friedlin complete genome, chromosome 11 and contains:
- a CDS encoding putative 14-3-3 protein encodes the protein MTNVFKVPEKREELVYTAKIAEQCERHDEILFCMKRAVKMNPRLSSEERNLLSAAYKYIISARRACWRSMSSMAHKEDSHKGKTASLFNGFQHQVEKELAEICSDILELLDKYLIPAADNDESKVYYYKLKGDYHRYFAEVESGSDTQKNLALEAYKKASEFTTSLKPTSPIRLGLALNFSVFYYEILRSPDKGCQLARQAFEEALSDPEVLDEEQHKESALIMQLLRDNLALWTEDSRPEGQDDGTAMEELE